A window of Sedimentibacter sp. MB31-C6 genomic DNA:
TGGTTGGGATGATGGAGCTCCAATGTATGCAGCTGTATTTGGAATGATGCACGGAGCTTTGGGCCATACAATTGAAATACCCGAATTGAATCAAGTATCCAATGATGCATTTATGTATGCTGGCTTTGGTTCATTACATTATGCATTACAAAATAAAGAAAAATTATTCTTAAATCAATTAGAAATTTACAAAAGAGGTATTGAAGGTATTGATTCACATAATGTGGATGAGTGGTTAATTAATTCTAAACGTGAAGTAATCGGAAGACCTAGAGGAGATAACGAAAATTTCTTCCCTGAATATTTTGTAATACCTATAGATAATAATTTGCAGAAAAATTCATTAGCAGCATATGAAATGATTCAATATTTATTGAGAAATGGCATTAAAGTTGAAAAGGTTATCACTCCTTTAGAAATTGATGATGTAACATATCCATCAGGAACATTTGTAATACCAATGCGTCAAGCTAAGCGTGGTCTAGCAAATTCTGTATTATATGATGGTTCTGACTTTTCTGATTGGGATGCTATGTATGCGGAAGTTACAATGTCATTTCCTGATTTAAGAGGGTTTGATAAATATGAAGTTAGAGTTAAAGATGCTTTTAAGGGAAAAACTCAAAGTATAAATGAAGTAACTATACCAACTACTGATATTTCTTGTGAAGAAGAACAACTTGTAATTAGAAATACAAATAATGATGCAATTAGGGCAGTAAACGAACTCCTTGCCAATAATAGGCAAGTTCAATTAGTGTATTCGACAGGAGAAAATATCAAAAAAGGTGATTTTGTAGTAAATAAAGAAGATCTTCGAGAAATCAAAAATAAATACTACTTAGTATTATTACCTTACACTGAAGAATGTACCCTTAAACTATTAAAACAACCTAATATAGCAGCGATTGGAAATGAATTGATATATGTCTTAGAACAACAGTTAGGGTTTAAATTAATTGATTCAATTGATAATGCAGGTGTAATTGTGGATGCTTCAAGTAGTGCTTTAAGCAATGAATTGCATGAAGCTATACTAGAAGGTACATCTTATATAGGTGTTGGAGGCAACCCAATATATGCTATTGAGAGAGCTGAACTTCTTCCTGGACTTAAAAGAGGCAGAACTGGATATAGCCATGAAGGAGTTTTAAAAGCAGTTATAGACACTGACAGTGTTATAACTGGAAACTATAATGAAAATGATGTTTTATATAACAAGTCAGGTTCATGGATAGAAACTGTTCCAGAAACATCTACAATATTGGCTAGTTTAAGTGATTCAGATGATTTTTACAAAGCTGGATGGTGGCCAGGTCATGATGCTGCAAAAGGAAAACCATATATCATTCAGGACAAAGTTGGAGATGCAAAAATAACATTGTTTGCTAATCATATAGCAAATAGAGCTCATCCATCACATCAATACAGAATGCTTGCAAATGCAATTTATGATAGTGCAAGTGGTGGTAAGGAACATGGATTAGGGATAGAATTTATTGATACAAGTGATTCTTTCAAACTTGGTGGAGATGCAGATGTTACTGTCGAAATAACAAATAATGCTAATAATAATTTAGATTCAACATTGATCGTTGCTCTTTATAATAAAACAAATAATATGATGATTAATTATTCATATATTAACAAAAGTTTAAATCCTGGAGATGTTGAAAGAATTACTACTGGATTTAAAATTCCTACAACAGGTGAGTATAAAGTAAAGGCTTTTGTTTGGGATAACTGGGAAAATGCTATACCGCTATCTGACATATTGGAAATAGATGTTTTAAAGTAAAATATAAATAATTATATCCCATTGAAAGGAGGAATATAATGAAAGAGTATAAAATACTATTTTGTATTATGTTAGTATTATTACTTGTTTTTACACCTGTTAATCATGTGGTAGTACAGGGTTTAACTAATTTAACTGAAATTAAAAATATAGAAGTAGAGATAAAGAAAAAGAATGTAAACATAATGGGAAAATTAGACGAAAAAAATGAAGATATAACAATAATTGTATATAGAAATAGTGATAATGCTAGATCATATATAGACCAAAGTAAGACGAACAGTGAAGGAGAATTCAATTTTGAATTTGCATTGCAAAATGGAAAATATTCAGCAAAAATTAGCACAAATAATAGGCAGTATACTTTGGAAGATATAAATGTGTCTTCAAGTGGTGGAGGCAGTAGCGGAGGAAGTAATGAAGACAATGATGTTGAGAATGATGTGCCTGATGATGACGAAATTGAAATTAAATACCCTACTGATATAGAAGGACATTGGGCAGAGGAAAACATCAAAGGTCTAATTAAACTAAATGCTATTGTTGGATATCCTAACAATACGTTTAAGCCAAATAATAATATTACAAGAGCTGAATTTGCAACTATTTTAGTAAAGGCTTTTGACTTAGAATCTAAAAGTACAACTATATTTAATGATACTATAGATCATTGGGCAAAGGAATATATATCTGTTGCTGCTGGTAATGGAATTATTCTAGGCTATGGTGAAAACTTATTTGGTCCAGATGATTTAATAACTAGAGAACAAATGGCAGTAATGATTGTTAAGTCAATGAAGATAGATTTATCTTCAAATGATACTTTATTTGTAGATAGTACTAAAGTATCTGAATGGGCTCAGGAGTATGTGTCAACTGCAGTGAATTCAGAAGTAATTGTAGGCTATCCTGATAAAACTTTTAAGCCACAGGCAAATGCTACTAGAGCAGAAGCTGTAACAGTTATAATGAACGGACTTAGGATTATATCAAATTAACATCAAAGATAAACCGTTGAAAATTAACGGTTTATCTTATATTTTCTAAACTTACAATATCTGTAACTGTAATATTTCTCTGTCCTTTAAGTTTAATCCAGCCATTATCTTGAAAAAATGATAATTTTCGGCTTAAAGTTTCTTGTGATGTTCCAATTAGTGAGGCTAAATCTCCTTTGCTGACAGGTAATGTGATTTCATATTCGTTATTTTTGTTTTCAATTTCATTTTTTTCGATTTCTAGCAATAAATAATTAGCTATTCGCTGTTCTACATCTCGAAGTCCTATTTGCTCTATGAGTTCTTCTGATTCTTCAATTCTCTCGGTGTACCTTTGGAGAAATTTTAGTGATATTTCAGGCTTTTGTAATAGTAATTCTTTAATCCTTGTTCCGCGTATAATACAAATTTCTGTTGGTTGTAAAGCTTCAGCAGTATTATTTAATATAGTTTTGCTAAATAAGGAAAGTTCACCCATAAAGTCTCCTGGTTCAAGTATACGTAATATCTGTTCTTTACCTAGTATAGATATTTTAGATATTTTCACCATACCACTGTTTACTACAAATAAGTTGTCAAAAGAATCTCCAGGCGTAAAAATGATATCACCCTTTCTATATTTCTTATGTGAAGATGAATCCATTATATCTTTTTTTTCTTCAGGCGTTAGTTCGTGAAATATAGGTATATTATCTATGCAATAATGTCCATGATTATTGCAGCTATTACAAGTTTTCATATATCCTCCTTTAACAATCTAAGAACTTTTCACCTTATCATATCAAGTAATTCATTATTTTTCAATTTTTTTATGATTTCAATGATTGTTAAAATTTTTATTAAGTTGATATACACAATTGTTTAAGTTATAATGTTTATTAAAATAAAAAATATGTAATAGGAGAAATATAATGGAAATTAAAAATGTTGCTTTAATAGGTATGGGTGCTATTGGTACTGTTTATGGAAACTTACTATATAAAAGTTATGGATCCAATTTTGCTGTAATATCTGGCCAGACACGTAAGGAAAAATTAAAGAAAAATGGTTTCACAATAAATGGAAACACTTTTTATCCACATATAATTTCTAGTGGTGATGAAAATACTAAATTTGATTTAATAATATTTTGTGTTAAAAATTATCAACTTGAAGAAGCTATTGAAGATGTAAGAAGTTATGTAGGGAAAAACACTATTATGATTACATTTTTAAATGGTGTAACTGCTAGAGATAGAATATTATCGGCTTATCCAGAAAACAAGGTTCTATATGGATTGTCAATGAGGATAGATGCTGAGAGGACAAGTGAAGGTGTTGTCAATACTGAAGATGGTGAGATACAGTTTGGAAATGCTGATAATACAATTATTGCTTCAGAAGTTCAGGCGGTTCAAGATTGTTTAAATAAGGCGAACATAAAAAATAAAATTTTCCCAGACATGATTCGAACAATATGGAAAAAATTCATGTTAAATGTAGGAGTAAATCAAGTAACAGCAGTTACTAGAGCGCAATATGGAAAAGTAACCAGTGTTGAAACAAATCTTATTATATTTAAGGAAGCAATGCTTGAAGTATTAGATATAGCTAAAGCATCTAAAATTGATTTAAGAAATGAAGATGTGGAAAATTTTATAACATTAATGAATAGTTTTTCTCCTAATGGAAAAACATCTATGCTTCAGGATATAGAAGGCAAGAGACGTACAGAAGTTGATTATTTCGCTGGCACGGTTATTAATATGGGAAAAGAGCTTAACATACCTACACCCATAAATCATGTACTTTATTGCATTATTAAATCTTTAGAAGAATTATATTAAATTTCTATTACTTAAATATGGACTGCATTAGAGAGCTTTTCGTTCAGCAAGATTGACAAAATTATTATGAAATTGTATAATAAATCAATATTAAGAAATAATTAAAACAGGACAGTGATGTCCTGTTTTTTAGAATAGGAGATTATATGAAGAAAAAAGTTATGGTTGCTATGAGTGGCGGTGTTGATAGTTCCGTTGCTGCAGTTTTGCTTAGAGACCAGGGCTATGATATTTGTGGAGCTACGTTAAAGTTATTTAGCAATGATGATATTGATGTATGTGACAGAAAAAGAACGTGTTGTTCTCTTGAAGATGTTGAGGATGCTAGACGTGTATGTTATAAATTAGGTATAGAGCATTTTGTTTTTAACTTTAAAGATACTTTTAAGGAAGAAGTTATTAATAAATTTGCTAACAACTATGAAATGGGAAATACACCAAACCCATGTATTGATTGTAATAGATATATTAAATTTAGTAAACTTATTCAAAGAGCAGTATTAATGGAAAAAGATTACATTGCTACAGGTCACTATGCACAAATTGAATTTGATAAAGCTAGTGGTAGATATTTATTAAAAAAAGCTGTAGATTTATCAAAAGATCAAAGTTATGTGTTGTATGTATTGACTCAGGATGATCTTTCAAGAACTCTTTTACCTTTAGGAGGTATGTTAAAAACAGAAGTTCGTAAAATTGCAGAAGAAAGAAATTTAATAAATGCTAGAAAGCCTGACAGTCAAGATATTTGTTTTGTTAAGGATGGTGATTATGGTAACTTTTTAGAGAATGTGATGGAAGTTAATTCTCCTAAAGGAAAATTTATTGACACTAAAGGTAATGTATTAGGCGAACATAAAGGCATAATTCATTATACGATTGGTCAAAGGAAAGGTTTAGGGTTAAGTCTTGGAAAACCTGCTTTTGTTATTAGCAAAAATAAAGACAAAAATACGGTTACCATAGGAAACGAAGAAGAGCTTTACACTAATAGATTAATTGCACATGATGTAAATTTAATTGCAGTTGATAGAATTCAATCTTCTATGAAAGCAACAGTTAAAACGCGATATTCACAAAAAGAAACACCAGCAACATTACATCAAATAGAGGATGGAAAAATTTTAGTGGAATTTAAAGAAAAACAACGAGCTGTTACGCCAGGTCAGGCAACTGTCTTTTATGATGGCGATATAGTTATTGGTGGTGGCACAATAATTTAATATTTAAAATAAAAAGATGGACGCTTTTATAGTTTCCATCTTTTGATTTCTTGTTATTATTTATTCTTCAGGTGAAAACATATCTTTTCCTACACCACATAATGGGCAAACCCAATCTTCTGGTAGTGCATCAAAAGATGTGCCAGGATCGATGCCGTTATCCGGATCTCCTTCTGCAGGGTCATAAACATACCCACATGCGTCACAAACATATTTTTGCATAATTTATCCTCCTTAGATAAAATTTTAAAGCTTATTACTATTGTAATATATTACTGATAATTGTCAATATTAATTTATATTTAAGTTTCCCCATTTTCAATTTTTAAAAACTTATGAAGCCACTAATTTAAAGTAGTTGAAGATATCAAATTGTTGTGATTTAATGTTTTTAGGTATAAAGCTTTGAATTCCAACTTTAGTTTTAACTAAAATGCTTTCTATAGCATAGCCAATGGCATAGTAAATAAACTTAGGAATGTCATAAATTCTCTTTGAACATTCCTTAAGTTCTTTAAAAAATATACTATCAGCTTTTTCAGATGTCATTATACCAATGTACCCAACAGTAATAGTTGCAAATAGATTAAAATTACGTATAGATTTTAAAGACCAAACTCTAATATCTTCAAAATCAAACTGCTGTTTTTTGAACTTAAAATATTCTTCAATACGCCATCTCGTTAAATACACTTTAGTTACTATAAGCGATATCTTTTTCTTTTCAGATGATTTTAAATTTGTAAGTAACATCATAGGAATCTGTCCAAAACCGTAAACTACTATTAAGGTTAATTCTTGTTTTGGAAATTCGCATAAACTAACAGGGATATAACTAATTTTACAGTCAATATTTTTTTTATTTTTCCCCTTGAATTTTAAACAATAATTACCTTTATACTTACTAACTACATCAAGAACATTTTGAGTTTTATCATTATAGATAACATTACGATTCATTTTTATACGTATTACAAAACGTTCTTTATTCTTAATAAAATATCTAAAATATTCATTTGCATCAAAGCCTCTATCTAATGTCCTTATGCATTTGTTTCCAAAATTTTCGCTAAGTGACTTTAAACATTTAATATTTTCATGAGTTTCACTGATAAATCCCTTTTCTTCTGCTGAAAATACTTTTTCATAAACGGGAAGAGGCATTTTTCTATTAGAAGTTAATACAGCAGCTTCGATTGTTTGGTACCCCTTTACTATTTTACCGGTACTACCGTCACGTACGTCAGCTAAAGCTTCTAACTTTTTACTGCATGGTTTTGCTATGTCTGAATTATCAACGACAATTACAGAATAATCATCTTTAATATTTTGTTTAACTATATCAACATAATTTTCCATAACCTGATCACCATCATCAAAATCATGAAGATTTCTTGACAAACGTTCAATAGTTTTTTTAAGAGTTATAGATTCTTTTAAAGAACGTGCAATTTCACTTAAATGAGTTTTATTTCCTTCGAGTAAACCGTAAATCATCTGTGTTAAGAACTTTATTTTAGGACGTTTTAAACCAGTAGAAATTTTATTTGAAAAATTTGAAATATCCCGTTTTAATTCATAAGCTAATCTGTTATAATTAATCATGCAAGAATGCTCCTTTGTTTAGTTTTTGGTTGCACATTAATTATAACATATAGGTGAGCATTTTTGCATTTTTTATTGTAAAATCAACAAATCTGTGTTTAACATTTTATTTTTTTTCTTAAATTGTGGATAACTAATATTATTTTCATTCTTTTATTTTAATCATGGTCTTGAAAAAATGGGGAAACTTAAATAATTTATAACGATGTAAAAATAAACAAAGTTAAATTATCGCTTTGTTGGAACGGTGTTATGAATTTATATAGTTAACAGTGAAAAGAATTATAGACACTTACAGTATTTATATATATAATACATTTATAAATAACAAATGCTGGAGAATAATATGGCAATAAATAAGGTTGTTATGGCTGCTTTGAAAGCAATATCTTATAGAGATATTGATGTTAAGGAAAATTATAAAATGCATAGAAATTTTGTTAATATAACTCGTAAACATTACCTGAAACCATTTTATAAAACAAGAGATGATGAAGTATATACTGATAACTATAAAATTCCTGTTAGAATATTTTCTCCTGAAGAAGAAGGAAATTATCCATGTTTACTCTTTTTTCATGGTGGAGGATGGGTAACTGGTAATATTGATAGTTATAACAAAGTTTGTACAAATATGTCAAAACTAACATGCCATAATGTTATTTCTGTGGATTATAGATTGGCACCGGAATATCCTTTTCCTGCAGCACTAGAAGATTGCTATGAAGTAGCTAAAAATTTGTTAAAAAATAAGGGGTCAAAATATAAAGATATTACTATTATTGGGGACAGTGCAGGTGGAAATTTGGCGGCAGCATTGTCATTATTAGCTAGGGATAAAAAGGAATTCAAAATTAGTAGACAAATATTAATTTACCCATCTACATATAATGACCACAGTGGAACATCACCATTTCCATCAATACATGAAAATGGTACTGATTATTTATTAACATCAAAGAGGATATCTGATTATACTCAACTTTATATTTCTAACAAAAATGATTTGCGAAATCCGTACTTTGCTCCGCTTTTAGCAGAAGATTTAACTAATCAACCAAAAACATTAATAATTACTGCTGAATACTGTCCTTTAAGGGATGAAGGCGAAGCATATGGAAAAAGGTTACGAGAAGCTGGGAATTATACTGAAATATATCGTATTAAAGATGGATTACATGGGTTTTTCGCACTTCCGCCTAGATTTCCACAAGTAAAATTATGCTATGATATTATAAATCGCTTTTTATGTGAGGTGAAATAATTGAAGAAAAGAAGGACTTATGAGTGGAGCAAATTAGATAATGCAGCAAAAATATTTCCTCCAAATAGCAAAAAAAGCGATACTAAAGTTTTTAGATTTGCTTGTGAATTGAAGGAGTCTATTCATAAGAAAGTTTTGCAAGATGCATTAGATGTAACATTAGAAGCTTTTCCATTATATAAATCTATAATTAAGAGTGGGTTGTTTTGGTTTTATTTCGAAGAAAGTCATTTTAGACCTATTGTAACAGAGGAAAATATTCCTCCTTGCACAACACTTTACGATAAGAATGATAAGAAACTATTGTTTAGAGTTATGTACTATAATAAACGTATTAGTTTTGAAGTTTATCATGCATTATCTGATGGTGCTGGAGCTTTGCAATTTTTCCGTACACTAATATATAATTATGTTTTATTAAAATATAGAAATGAATTTAAAGATGAAGTACCAATATTAGATTACGATGCATCGAGAATACAAAAGATGGATGATAGTTTTCAAAAATATTTTACAGAAAGTAAGTTAAAGAGGAAAGGCAAAAAAGTAAAGGCATACAGAATAAGAGGTCAGAAAATTCCTGAATATAGAATTAGGGTTACAGAAGGTGTTATGCCTGTAGACAGTATAATTGCTATAGTAAAAGAATATAAAACATCTCTTACTATTTTTCTTGCTGCTGTTTTAATGTGTTCCATAAATGAAGATATACCAGTTAGACTTAAAAAGAAACCTGTTATTTTAAGTATACCTGTTAATTTGCGGAATTTTTATTATTCCCAGACTGCTCGTAATTTTTTTGGAGTAATAAATGTAGATTATAATTTTGAAAAAGGAAGCAATGAACTAAGGGATGTAATTAGTCATTTAAATAATAGCTTTAAAAAGAATTTAACACCCGAACATTTAGGTCAACGTATTAATATGTTAGCATCTTTAGAGCATAATTATTTTTTAAGAGCTATACCACTTGTAATTAAAAATATAATATTACGAGTAGCAAATAATATTGCAGATAAAGGATATACTTCAACTTTATCCAACATTGGAATAATAAATATGCCCGAAGAAATAAAGCCATTCATTTCTTCATTTGATATATTTGTGAGTACTAACAAACTTCAGGCTTGTGTATGTTCCTTTGAGAACAATCTAAGGATAAGTTTTACATCAGCCTTTATTAATACAGAAATTCAAAGACATTTTTTTAGAACATTGACGGATATGGGAATTCCTGTTGAAATAGTATCAAATAAAATTGACGAAGAATAGGAAGTATAGTTATGAAATATTGTGATAATTGCAAGGTGAGCATTGAGGGTAAGTGGGAAAATTGTCCGTTATGCCAAGCAAAATTATCAGGAGATGATAAAGAACAAGAAGATACCTTTCCTGTAATTACCTTTGTGTATAAAGAACATACTAAGTTTTTTAAGGTTATGCTTTTAATTTCAATAATCATAGCATCTATATCAGTTTCTTTAAATATATTGGTTCCTCAAAGAGCGTGGTCACTGTTTATATTAGGAGGACTTGGTTCAGTTTGGGCAAGTCTTATTACTGCAATAAATAAAAGAAACAATATACCTAAAAATATAGTATATCAGGTAATGATTATTTCAGTTGTAGTTATTGTTTGGGACTTATTAACTGGATGGAAAGGATGGTCATTAGATTATGTGATACCATTTATTTGTGTGTTTGCTATGATTTCAATGGCCGTTATTTCCAAGGTTTTAAGACTTCATATAGAAGACTATTTGTTATACGTTATTATTGATGGAATGTTTGGAATCATCCCTATTATATTTCTTTTAATAGGATTTTTAAATGTTCTTTATCCTACTTTAATATGTATTGTAGGAAGTATAATATCCTTGTCAACTATTTTAATATTTGAAGGAGAAAGCTTAAAAGTAGAATTAAAGAAAAGATTTCATATGTAACAACGACTGTAGGGTATGCATTGTATGCATACCGCGGGGCGCATAAAATGCGCCCCCTACGTTGCTATCGTATCATACATACCGTGGATGTTGCGCCACTACGGCCTATAATAAATGGATTTCGTTTTTACGGCATAAATTTATCATTTCTTGAGACCATACTGCAGATTGAACTTCACCAATATGAGCTTTTTGTAAAAAGTACATGCAAATTCTAGATTGACCAATTCCACCACCTATAGTAAAGGGAATTTGCTCATTAATTACATCCTTGTGGAAAGGATAATCAGCCTTATGCATTTGGTTTCTTTCACTTAATTGACGTAACAAGGCATCTTTATCTACTCTAATTCCCATTGAAGAAAGCTCTAAGGCTATATCTAATGTTGAGAAATAGAAAAGTATATCCCCGTTTAATGTCCAATCGTCATAATCAGCTGCACGGCCATCATGAATTGTTCCATCTGACAATTTTCCACCGACTTCCATAAGAAATACTGCCTTTTTTTCTTTTGTAATTAAGTACTCTCTTTCCTTTGGAGTGCTGTTCGGGTATTTTTGAAGAAGTTCTTCTGTAGTAATAAAATTGATTTCTTCAGGTAATTCATTTTTAAGGAATGGATATAAGCTTTCCAAATATAGTTCTGTTGCTTTAAAAGCATTATATATTTTATTTACAACTTCCTTAAGTGTTACTTTGTTTCTGTCTTCTTTTTTTATGATTTTTTCCCAATCCCATTGATCTACATAAATAGAATGTATGTTATCTAAATCCTCATCTCTTCTAATTGCGTTCATATCTGTATAAAGACCTGTATATGTATCGAATCGATATTTTCCTAAGGCCATTCTTTTCCATTTCGCTAGAGATTGAACTATTTCTACATCATATTTTGTTTCTAACATATCAAAACGAACTGCTCTTTCAACTCCATTTAAATCATCATTAAGTCCTGATTCAGGTCTTACCATCAATGGAGCAGAAACTCTGATTAGAGATAAATTTTTCGATAATTCATTTTCAAAAAAATCCTTTATTTTTTTAATTGCTATTTGAGTTTCAAGTAAAGATAATTTGCTTGTGTAATCTTCTGGAATTATTAAATTTTCTAATGACATTGTGCCCTCCTGTAAATTAGTTTTGAATTGTTTTCTAACTAAATAAAAATTTAATTAGGAAATTTTTATTTAAACATTACCCATTAATATGTACGTATACAACTCATTAAGTTGAAACAGGTAATGCATTGAACTTAATTATTAATATATTATAAACATTTTTTTGTATTTTTCTTAGAGATTATTGTAATTATGATTACACTTCCAATCATAGAAATAGGTGCAACAAAAAATGCAATATATGATCCAAAAATATCGTTTAACAACCCTGTTATGTTAAAAATTATTACAAATAAAATATTACTTATAGTTGTAATCAAACCTATAGCGAAGGAAGCATTTTTATTGAAAGTTTGACTGACTAATACCATTAAGGTAGGGAAACCAATTGAAATAAAAAAGCCTGATATTGATATTAATATTAAACCATTTTCTTTAAGCATAAGACCTAATAAAACACATAAAGAAAATAAAATCATGAATACTTTAATGCCCCTTACAGTTCCTACTTTATTAATTATAAAACCTCCAAAAAGTCTTCCCAAGGCAAATAATAAGAAAAACATTGATGCATAAAATGATGCATCAGATGGATTATACTCATAATTACTTCTTATATAGCTAATAAACCAAGTGTTTATAATTTGTTCACTAATGAGTTGAAACGTGACAGCTGCTACAAATAAATAAATTAAATAATTTTTATACAAACTCTTTCTGATAACAATGTTGTTACTTTGTATAACATTCATATTAGGTGTTTTAATGATTAAAGTAAAAACAACAGAAACTATATAGAAACCAGCTAAATACAAATAGATACTTCTCCAAGATATATCATTAGAAAGCAACATTCCATATATGCTTTGTCCTGCAAAGCTTCCTACTCCATACATAAAATGTGTAATATTCATTAGAATAACTTCAAATCCAAATGACAATACAGGAATTAATGAATCTATTGCAACACATAATAATGAACGTCCAAATCCGAATAATAAATTAAATAATATTAAAACATATATATTTGGTGTAAAAGGAGCTATTAGAACTGCTATAGCAGATACAACAGAACCCAAAATATATACAAACTTATGACTGTACCTTTCACATAACCTTCCTGCGGAGAAGCTTCCTAGTATCATTCCTAAGGTGTTAAAAGAT
This region includes:
- a CDS encoding alpha/beta hydrolase, producing MAINKVVMAALKAISYRDIDVKENYKMHRNFVNITRKHYLKPFYKTRDDEVYTDNYKIPVRIFSPEEEGNYPCLLFFHGGGWVTGNIDSYNKVCTNMSKLTCHNVISVDYRLAPEYPFPAALEDCYEVAKNLLKNKGSKYKDITIIGDSAGGNLAAALSLLARDKKEFKISRQILIYPSTYNDHSGTSPFPSIHENGTDYLLTSKRISDYTQLYISNKNDLRNPYFAPLLAEDLTNQPKTLIITAEYCPLRDEGEAYGKRLREAGNYTEIYRIKDGLHGFFALPPRFPQVKLCYDIINRFLCEVK
- a CDS encoding DUF6320 domain-containing protein — its product is MKYCDNCKVSIEGKWENCPLCQAKLSGDDKEQEDTFPVITFVYKEHTKFFKVMLLISIIIASISVSLNILVPQRAWSLFILGGLGSVWASLITAINKRNNIPKNIVYQVMIISVVVIVWDLLTGWKGWSLDYVIPFICVFAMISMAVISKVLRLHIEDYLLYVIIDGMFGIIPIIFLLIGFLNVLYPTLICIVGSIISLSTILIFEGESLKVELKKRFHM
- the asnA gene encoding aspartate--ammonia ligase; this translates as MSLENLIIPEDYTSKLSLLETQIAIKKIKDFFENELSKNLSLIRVSAPLMVRPESGLNDDLNGVERAVRFDMLETKYDVEIVQSLAKWKRMALGKYRFDTYTGLYTDMNAIRRDEDLDNIHSIYVDQWDWEKIIKKEDRNKVTLKEVVNKIYNAFKATELYLESLYPFLKNELPEEINFITTEELLQKYPNSTPKEREYLITKEKKAVFLMEVGGKLSDGTIHDGRAADYDDWTLNGDILFYFSTLDIALELSSMGIRVDKDALLRQLSERNQMHKADYPFHKDVINEQIPFTIGGGIGQSRICMYFLQKAHIGEVQSAVWSQEMINLCRKNEIHLL
- a CDS encoding MFS transporter; amino-acid sequence: MKINGKKIFLIFTTFYLYFIIALFESSRGNFVPFFIEEFKIDNATISLILSFNTLGMILGSFSAGRLCERYSHKFVYILGSVVSAIAVLIAPFTPNIYVLILFNLLFGFGRSLLCVAIDSLIPVLSFGFEVILMNITHFMYGVGSFAGQSIYGMLLSNDISWRSIYLYLAGFYIVSVVFTLIIKTPNMNVIQSNNIVIRKSLYKNYLIYLFVAAVTFQLISEQIINTWFISYIRSNYEYNPSDASFYASMFFLLFALGRLFGGFIINKVGTVRGIKVFMILFSLCVLLGLMLKENGLILISISGFFISIGFPTLMVLVSQTFNKNASFAIGLITTISNILFVIIFNITGLLNDIFGSYIAFFVAPISMIGSVIIITIISKKNTKKCL